From Chryseobacterium sp. H1D6B, a single genomic window includes:
- a CDS encoding enoyl-CoA hydratase/isomerase family protein: MNEFVVSEVKNNIAEITFGTPKSNSLPGAILEKLAQTILDEGAKEEVKAILVKSEGEKAFCAGASFDELLAIEELEASTKFFGGFAKVLNAMRNCGKIVVVRVQGKTTGGGVGIACGADYCFAVKDAALALTEVNLGIGPFVIGPYVERKIGKSQFSAMAIDADFRSAAWAEQHNVYHSVSENISEMDMALEKFLQTLASRSIEALSLIKKVSWEGTDHFNELMPARIHMSASLILEDSAKKNIESIKERLRAK; the protein is encoded by the coding sequence ATGAACGAATTTGTAGTATCAGAAGTTAAAAACAATATTGCCGAAATCACATTCGGAACCCCCAAAAGTAATTCTCTTCCGGGAGCTATTTTAGAAAAACTCGCCCAGACTATTTTGGATGAGGGAGCAAAAGAAGAAGTAAAAGCGATCTTAGTTAAAAGTGAAGGTGAAAAGGCATTTTGTGCAGGAGCAAGCTTTGATGAGTTACTGGCTATCGAAGAATTAGAAGCATCAACAAAATTTTTTGGAGGTTTCGCGAAAGTTCTTAATGCAATGAGAAACTGTGGAAAAATTGTTGTGGTAAGAGTTCAGGGTAAAACTACAGGCGGCGGAGTAGGTATTGCATGCGGTGCAGACTATTGTTTTGCTGTAAAAGATGCGGCATTGGCTTTAACGGAGGTTAACTTAGGGATCGGACCATTTGTGATCGGCCCTTATGTTGAAAGAAAAATTGGAAAATCACAATTTTCAGCGATGGCTATCGATGCTGATTTCAGATCTGCAGCATGGGCAGAACAGCATAATGTGTATCACTCTGTTTCTGAAAATATTTCGGAGATGGATATGGCATTAGAAAAATTCTTACAAACTTTAGCATCAAGAAGTATTGAAGCGCTGTCCTTAATAAAAAAAGTTTCTTGGGAGGGAACAGATCATTTTAATGAATTAATGCCTGCAAGAATTCATATGAGTGCTAGTTTAATTTTAGAAGACTCTGCTAAGAAAAATATTGAATCTATTAAAGAAAGATTGAGAGCGAAGTAA
- a CDS encoding transcriptional regulator: MIKINQLNKEFESRVRLGIMSVLMVNDWVDFSEMKALLEITDGNMASHSSALEKNGYIEVKKEFVGKKPRTSYRVTQNGRQAFTEHLNALEKLIGR; encoded by the coding sequence GTGATTAAAATAAATCAACTCAATAAAGAATTCGAAAGCCGTGTAAGGTTGGGCATTATGTCCGTCCTTATGGTGAATGACTGGGTTGATTTCTCTGAAATGAAAGCTCTGTTAGAAATTACAGATGGAAATATGGCCAGCCACAGCAGTGCTTTAGAAAAGAATGGATATATTGAAGTGAAGAAGGAATTTGTAGGAAAAAAACCTAGAACGTCTTACAGGGTTACACAGAATGGAAGACAGGCTTTTACAGAACATTTGAATGCTTTGGAAAAATTAATAGGGAGATAG
- a CDS encoding Coq4 family protein yields MKKLRVRLLLFVYEKTQKLYRKYFKKKKRQWQFNEKQLLEFKEDSLGRKLGEFYKRHGFTMIPKMENHDVHHLITGCGTNFEDEIAMQFLLLGNGKMNAHLLAAIFLGILILPEYLKMYLKAFKKGQNMRPFYHLNFEELLWQNFEHVKDFLQQKNTITHF; encoded by the coding sequence ATGAAAAAACTACGTGTTCGATTGTTGCTTTTCGTGTACGAAAAGACCCAAAAACTGTATAGAAAATATTTTAAAAAGAAAAAAAGACAATGGCAGTTTAATGAAAAACAGCTGCTGGAATTTAAAGAAGATTCCCTTGGAAGAAAATTAGGAGAGTTTTATAAACGCCACGGTTTTACCATGATCCCTAAAATGGAAAATCATGATGTACATCATCTCATTACAGGATGTGGAACTAATTTTGAAGACGAGATCGCCATGCAGTTTCTGCTTTTGGGAAACGGAAAAATGAACGCCCATCTTCTTGCTGCCATCTTTCTTGGAATATTGATCTTACCCGAATATCTTAAAATGTATTTGAAAGCATTTAAAAAAGGACAGAATATGAGACCCTTTTACCACCTGAATTTCGAAGAACTGCTGTGGCAGAATTTTGAACATGTGAAAGACTTTTTACAGCAGAAAAATACAATAACTCATTTTTAA
- a CDS encoding DUF4173 domain-containing protein has product MKTHHYIFITTALFVALFYNENIGVNLGILGAAYSLLTFFKTSQKNKTKTFVFLFIISILSSTAFAWYGDFTSLLAVAVSLLLLGYRSRNRRMKILLLIPVFVTNSCTFICRFFSFDSWLPKRKTPGLWQKLLAFILIPFILLAVFFGIYTAGSDHFANLFADLEFDLDFWQFLCITVLGFFIAFNYWNYNVEKLIYKQNPVLDNNFHDKDKIQKATYSFLDLDAERMSGVISFFLLNILLLFFIVTYNYEQFYQTVKTPAQLSEETHERVGAVIASIIMAILVIMFYFKSSFNFDPKAGLMRILAKIWIFLNTVLIFSAIVKNSEYIINYGFTYKRLGVYGFLILSLIGLIMTFIKIHKKKRNAFLFNTMAWYLYAVILICSYVNWGGIITSQNMKRNDFVLNYHKNAINFSEKALLKYAEEKHDEKLETEILKKIKIQQNKSFLSKIGYYQTIK; this is encoded by the coding sequence ATGAAAACCCATCATTATATATTCATTACTACTGCTTTATTCGTTGCATTATTTTACAATGAGAACATCGGAGTGAATCTTGGCATTTTAGGAGCTGCTTACTCGCTGCTTACTTTTTTTAAAACTTCTCAAAAAAATAAGACGAAAACATTTGTATTTCTTTTTATTATAAGTATCCTTTCCAGTACTGCATTTGCATGGTATGGAGATTTTACCTCACTTCTAGCCGTTGCAGTTTCGCTCTTGCTGCTGGGGTACAGATCTAGGAACAGGAGAATGAAAATTCTTTTGCTGATCCCGGTCTTTGTTACAAACAGCTGTACATTTATCTGCAGGTTTTTTAGTTTTGACAGCTGGCTTCCTAAAAGAAAAACTCCAGGATTGTGGCAGAAATTACTGGCTTTTATTTTGATTCCTTTTATCCTGCTGGCTGTTTTCTTTGGGATTTATACTGCTGGAAGTGACCATTTTGCTAACCTTTTTGCTGATCTTGAATTTGATCTCGATTTCTGGCAGTTTTTATGTATCACCGTTTTAGGCTTCTTTATCGCTTTTAATTATTGGAATTATAACGTTGAAAAACTTATTTATAAACAGAATCCTGTTTTAGATAATAATTTTCATGATAAAGATAAGATTCAAAAAGCAACCTATTCTTTTTTAGATCTTGATGCAGAGAGAATGAGCGGGGTGATTTCTTTCTTTTTATTAAATATTCTGCTTTTGTTCTTTATTGTGACATATAACTATGAGCAGTTTTATCAGACAGTAAAAACACCGGCACAGCTTTCAGAAGAAACCCATGAAAGAGTAGGAGCAGTGATTGCTTCTATTATAATGGCCATTTTAGTGATCATGTTTTATTTTAAATCAAGTTTCAATTTTGATCCAAAAGCAGGCTTAATGAGAATTTTAGCAAAAATCTGGATTTTTCTGAATACGGTATTGATATTTTCTGCTATAGTAAAGAACTCGGAATATATTATCAATTATGGATTTACCTATAAAAGATTAGGGGTGTATGGGTTTTTAATTCTTTCGTTAATTGGTTTGATCATGACCTTCATTAAAATTCATAAAAAGAAAAGAAATGCTTTTCTGTTCAATACCATGGCTTGGTATCTGTATGCAGTAATTTTGATCTGCAGTTATGTCAATTGGGGCGGAATCATTACTTCTCAAAATATGAAACGCAATGATTTTGTTTTAAATTATCATAAGAATGCTATTAATTTCAGTGAAAAAGCTCTTTTAAAATACGCTGAAGAAAAGCATGATGAAAAATTAGAAACTGAAATTTTAAAGAAAATAAAAATCCAGCAGAATAAATCCTTTTTGTCTAAAATTGGATATTATCAGACGATTAAATAA
- a CDS encoding S8 family peptidase: protein MKLKFIIPLFCIFFNLFSAQSRKGQFQLSETSDSHTLYVCFSSEKALNETINRSLNSDPAFKKFIEENKIVFIYDLGFTDNKLREMASDSQKKGNTGESVKKLKRIYKIETPEKSNTSLIKLAEDLEKFPQIEYASLISNSPIEPPFKTALVTTPNLESSQTYLLSNPGIDANYAWSIGITGQNIKVRDVEYGFHKTHEMLTNRNTIQLESGAAINSQLTDPNSSYYNYLDHGTAVMSILGSAKDNIGLSGAAYNASEFKGFLEWTSSSYNRTAAVTRAINASQAGNIILYEMQTGGQNSNYVPAEYNNVVWDLTKAATDSGIIIIAAAGNGNENLDGTFYAAYNARGNSGAIIVGAGTDTTQHSKLSFSTYGSRVDVQGWGQNVLAAGYGSWAKYDNDNNRTYTQFNGTSSATPIVASAAILIQSYYFQSTGQYLSPAAMKNLLISTGIPQGGNLATKIGPLPNIKAAILSLQNNFLSAKGSIAHPLKVEVYPNPASNYISVRSQENKSIDFEIITMSGQAVLKGSTSPDKKLDISQLPKGVYFINSTDGQRRVLEKFIKQ from the coding sequence ATGAAATTAAAATTTATTATTCCATTATTCTGTATCTTTTTCAACCTATTCTCAGCGCAAAGCAGAAAAGGACAGTTTCAGTTATCAGAAACTTCAGACTCCCATACTCTTTATGTATGTTTTTCTTCAGAAAAAGCATTAAATGAAACTATTAACCGCAGTTTAAATAGTGATCCGGCATTTAAAAAATTCATTGAAGAAAATAAAATTGTCTTCATTTATGATCTTGGATTTACTGATAATAAGTTACGGGAAATGGCTTCTGACAGTCAAAAAAAAGGAAATACAGGGGAGTCAGTAAAAAAGTTAAAAAGAATTTACAAAATTGAGACTCCGGAAAAAAGCAATACATCACTAATAAAATTAGCTGAAGATCTTGAAAAATTTCCTCAAATAGAGTATGCGTCACTGATAAGCAACAGCCCTATCGAGCCTCCATTTAAAACCGCTTTGGTAACAACTCCAAATTTGGAATCTTCTCAGACGTATTTATTAAGCAATCCCGGTATTGATGCAAATTATGCCTGGTCAATAGGAATTACCGGCCAGAATATTAAAGTACGGGATGTAGAATACGGTTTTCACAAAACACACGAGATGCTTACTAACAGAAATACGATACAGCTGGAATCCGGTGCAGCTATTAATTCCCAGCTGACTGATCCAAACAGCTCTTATTATAATTATCTTGATCATGGAACCGCAGTAATGAGTATTTTAGGTTCAGCAAAAGATAATATCGGACTTTCCGGAGCAGCGTATAATGCAAGTGAATTTAAAGGCTTTCTTGAATGGACCTCTTCTTCCTATAATAGAACTGCAGCCGTAACCAGAGCAATTAATGCCTCTCAGGCAGGAAACATTATTTTATATGAAATGCAGACCGGAGGACAAAATTCCAATTACGTTCCCGCTGAATACAATAACGTTGTCTGGGATCTTACTAAAGCAGCAACGGATTCAGGGATTATTATTATAGCGGCAGCCGGAAACGGGAATGAAAACTTAGACGGTACATTTTATGCGGCTTATAATGCGAGAGGAAACAGCGGAGCTATTATCGTAGGAGCAGGAACTGATACAACCCAGCATTCAAAATTAAGTTTCAGCACGTATGGTTCAAGAGTAGATGTACAGGGCTGGGGACAGAATGTTTTAGCGGCCGGTTATGGATCTTGGGCTAAGTATGATAATGACAACAACAGAACATATACTCAATTTAACGGAACAAGTTCGGCAACACCAATCGTTGCTTCCGCGGCCATATTGATCCAGTCTTATTATTTTCAAAGTACAGGACAGTATCTGAGTCCGGCAGCAATGAAAAACCTTCTGATCAGTACGGGAATTCCTCAAGGCGGCAACCTCGCAACAAAAATTGGACCTCTTCCCAATATTAAAGCAGCAATACTATCTCTTCAAAATAATTTTCTTTCTGCAAAAGGAAGTATTGCACATCCTTTAAAAGTTGAAGTGTATCCCAATCCAGCTTCTAATTACATTTCTGTACGAAGCCAGGAAAACAAAAGCATTGATTTTGAAATCATTACTATGAGCGGACAGGCTGTATTAAAAGGCTCTACTTCGCCTGATAAAAAATTAGATATCTCCCAACTGCCAAAAGGTGTCTATTTTATTAACAGCACAGACGGACAAAGAAGAGTTCTCGAAAAATTCATTAAACAGTAA
- the dtd gene encoding D-aminoacyl-tRNA deacylase, with the protein MKVVIQRVSEADVKVDGKIVGEINNGLMLLIGIDENDEKTDADWLVQKILNLRIFADEDEKLNLSIKDIAGEILCISQFTLIADYKKGNRPSFIKAAKPDKAVPLFDYFKEEIAKSGLKTESGIFGAAMKVSLINDGPVTIVMDSITKT; encoded by the coding sequence ATGAAAGTTGTCATTCAAAGAGTCTCCGAGGCTGATGTAAAAGTAGATGGGAAAATTGTCGGGGAAATTAATAACGGGTTAATGCTTTTGATAGGGATTGATGAAAATGATGAAAAAACGGATGCTGACTGGCTCGTTCAAAAGATTTTAAATCTCAGAATCTTCGCTGATGAAGATGAAAAACTGAATCTTTCCATAAAAGATATTGCCGGAGAAATTTTATGTATCAGCCAGTTCACTCTTATTGCAGATTATAAAAAGGGCAACCGTCCTTCTTTCATAAAAGCAGCAAAACCAGATAAAGCAGTTCCTCTTTTTGATTATTTTAAAGAAGAAATAGCAAAATCAGGGTTGAAAACAGAAAGTGGAATTTTCGGCGCAGCTATGAAAGTTTCTCTTATTAATGACGGCCCAGTAACAATTGTAATGGACTCAATAACAAAAACTTAA
- the greA gene encoding transcription elongation factor GreA, whose protein sequence is MASYVTKEGLEKMKAELEQLETVERPKITMQIAEARDKGDLSENAEYDAAKEAQGMLEMRISKLKDVISSSKIIDESQLDTSKVSILTTVRLKNNATNKEQIFTLVPDNESDLKTGRISVNTPIAKGLLGKVIGQTAEITLPNGNKLSFEVLEITL, encoded by the coding sequence ATGGCAAGCTATGTTACAAAGGAGGGATTAGAGAAAATGAAAGCTGAGCTGGAACAGTTAGAAACTGTAGAAAGACCAAAAATTACCATGCAGATCGCAGAAGCAAGAGATAAAGGAGATTTGTCTGAAAATGCAGAATATGATGCGGCAAAAGAAGCACAGGGGATGCTGGAAATGAGAATTTCTAAATTAAAAGATGTTATTTCTTCTTCTAAAATTATAGATGAAAGCCAATTAGATACTTCAAAAGTTTCAATTCTTACCACAGTGAGACTTAAAAATAATGCTACCAACAAGGAGCAGATATTTACTTTGGTGCCTGATAACGAAAGTGATTTGAAGACAGGAAGAATTTCTGTAAATACCCCCATTGCAAAAGGACTGCTGGGAAAGGTTATTGGACAAACGGCAGAAATTACCCTTCCAAATGGTAATAAATTGTCATTTGAAGTGCTGGAAATTACTCTGTAA
- a CDS encoding HIT domain-containing protein: MSTIFTKIINGEIPSYKIAENDHFIAFLDAMPLVKGHTLVVPKKEIDLIFDLESEEYKNLWGFAQEIAKKIKSAVPCVRVGVAVVGLEVPHAHIHLIPLNKVEEMNFKNERLKLTSEEYSEIQSSIINS, from the coding sequence ATGAGTACAATATTTACAAAGATCATTAACGGTGAGATTCCCTCTTATAAAATTGCCGAAAATGACCATTTTATTGCATTTTTAGATGCGATGCCTTTAGTAAAAGGACATACGCTGGTCGTCCCTAAAAAAGAAATTGATTTGATTTTTGATCTGGAAAGTGAAGAGTATAAAAACCTTTGGGGTTTTGCTCAGGAAATAGCTAAAAAAATCAAAAGTGCAGTTCCCTGTGTAAGAGTAGGAGTGGCAGTGGTAGGATTAGAAGTTCCTCATGCCCATATTCATTTGATTCCTTTGAATAAAGTGGAAGAAATGAATTTTAAAAATGAAAGATTAAAGCTGACAAGTGAAGAATATAGTGAGATCCAAAGCTCAATTATAAATTCTTAA
- the clpX gene encoding ATP-dependent Clp protease ATP-binding subunit ClpX — MNSNQCSFCGRKRSEVQMLISGQNGFICENCIEQAHSIVKDGASKEGFSPAESVSELKKPKEIKVFLDQYVIGQDQAKKQLSVAVYNHYKRLLHAKDENREVELEKSNIIMIGETGTGKTLLAKTIAKELNVPFCIVDATILTEAGYVGEDVESILSRLLMVADYDVEKAEKGIVFIDEIDKIARKSDNPSITRDVSGEGVQQGLLKLLEGSIVNVPPQGGRKHPDQKYIQVNTQNILFIAGGAFDGIKEIIERRMNKQAIGFSSEKINKVEDDDYVLTNINAIDLRTFGLIPELLGRFPIITYLEKLTKETMVRIMKEPKNSITNQFVELFKMDGTKLVFTDGAIEKIVDETVEKGLGARGLRGTTEKVLEDYMFSIGEQKEIILTEDNIFVKK; from the coding sequence ATGAACTCAAACCAATGTTCTTTCTGCGGTAGAAAAAGAAGTGAAGTGCAGATGCTGATATCTGGCCAGAACGGTTTTATTTGTGAAAATTGTATTGAACAGGCTCATTCCATAGTGAAAGACGGCGCTTCCAAAGAAGGATTTTCACCGGCAGAAAGTGTTAGTGAACTAAAAAAGCCAAAAGAAATTAAGGTGTTTCTTGATCAATATGTAATTGGCCAGGACCAGGCAAAAAAACAACTTTCAGTTGCTGTCTATAATCATTATAAAAGACTGCTTCATGCTAAAGACGAAAATAGAGAAGTAGAGCTTGAAAAATCTAATATCATCATGATCGGTGAAACGGGAACAGGAAAGACACTTCTTGCAAAGACAATTGCAAAAGAACTTAATGTTCCTTTCTGTATTGTGGATGCAACGATTTTAACGGAGGCTGGCTATGTAGGAGAAGATGTGGAAAGTATTTTATCCAGACTTCTTATGGTAGCAGATTATGATGTAGAAAAGGCAGAAAAAGGAATTGTATTTATTGATGAGATTGATAAAATTGCCAGAAAATCTGATAACCCGAGTATTACAAGAGATGTTTCAGGTGAAGGGGTTCAGCAGGGACTATTAAAACTTCTGGAAGGGAGTATTGTGAATGTTCCGCCTCAGGGAGGAAGAAAACATCCTGATCAGAAATATATACAGGTGAATACACAAAATATATTATTTATTGCAGGAGGTGCTTTTGACGGGATTAAAGAAATTATTGAAAGAAGAATGAACAAACAGGCCATTGGCTTTAGTTCTGAAAAAATAAATAAAGTAGAGGATGATGATTATGTATTAACAAATATTAATGCAATAGATCTCCGTACTTTTGGATTAATTCCCGAACTTTTAGGAAGATTTCCGATTATTACTTATCTCGAAAAACTCACAAAAGAGACGATGGTACGTATTATGAAGGAGCCAAAAAATTCAATTACCAATCAATTTGTTGAGCTTTTTAAGATGGATGGCACGAAATTGGTTTTCACTGACGGCGCAATAGAAAAAATTGTAGACGAAACTGTTGAAAAAGGATTGGGAGCCAGAGGACTTAGAGGAACTACCGAAAAAGTGCTTGAAGATTACATGTTTTCAATAGGGGAACAAAAAGAAATAATATTAACTGAAGATAATATTTTTGTTAAAAAATAA
- a CDS encoding T9SS type A sorting domain-containing protein: protein MRKSLFAIGLLALSYSVQAQILCHVDTNANMYVSKGTLVYSGGGLQMKGNGTVENHGNVMVSGTGTDLFKTIDASNVDKTEANGGGNFVNKLNEPTAYATVNVNSPAATPAYTYGQLYISGLPQANITGIVDQEYRQVNQGAYQQMGIPFYSKTLSTLNAELGKTFSGVRGSGNDIDQWNNSTVVFNHFTNLTYRTGIDSPFYAYYAVGGTGLDVSSTTRTLKGRPFTDVNATLPLQNAGANVTFGSGGSALNQYNEKYYSYLQDGFAAPSGAGAWTGSYGKNIYQFSNPFLTNLDLSLIAYQESAAVGDGVNLSTIQGVRLEVSGVQYSPNIGGGGGGSTSYKFITFNAGVPTGDVNYVMVRPLSTFVIKLNNNTAADQFNFANLRRFNYYGRADATNYSVTANKSAAKNGTVKQLGVIGLDQNGNEVGRTYYVVYPNGTTGHTAESKAQAAASSGDLIGTFEEAPTGGYDYNYTSAYWLYINEANENNFKGKNVKLVNYDLNKVKSYKFEIRENADLVAAGTHQLSTGVGFYYKAPNGTAMEAKQGDVVPATNAEYDLYYGEPEKVLATVKPSATPSRTMVVYNPEITNYIVRFDPNWKKADIEVYDMSGKLVISKKAVNTSTDFVIELDSSIKNSYVVKIVSDKGETVNTKILK, encoded by the coding sequence ATGAGAAAAAGTTTATTTGCTATAGGGCTTTTAGCACTTAGTTATTCTGTTCAGGCGCAGATATTATGTCACGTAGACACTAATGCTAATATGTATGTAAGTAAAGGCACGCTAGTTTATAGTGGTGGCGGCTTACAGATGAAAGGAAACGGAACAGTAGAAAATCACGGAAATGTTATGGTTTCTGGTACTGGTACTGACCTTTTTAAAACAATTGATGCTTCAAATGTCGATAAGACTGAAGCTAATGGAGGAGGTAATTTTGTTAACAAACTTAATGAACCTACTGCGTACGCAACTGTAAATGTGAATAGTCCAGCAGCGACTCCCGCGTATACTTACGGACAACTTTATATCTCTGGTCTGCCACAGGCAAACATTACAGGGATTGTTGACCAAGAATACAGACAGGTAAATCAAGGAGCTTATCAGCAGATGGGTATTCCTTTTTACAGTAAAACATTATCAACCCTTAATGCTGAATTAGGTAAAACTTTTTCAGGGGTAAGAGGTTCTGGTAATGACATTGACCAATGGAATAATTCTACTGTAGTTTTCAACCATTTTACAAATCTTACTTATAGAACAGGTATTGATTCTCCTTTCTATGCATATTATGCAGTAGGAGGTACTGGTCTTGATGTAAGTTCTACAACGAGAACTTTAAAAGGACGTCCTTTTACTGATGTGAATGCAACACTTCCATTACAAAATGCTGGTGCCAATGTTACTTTTGGATCTGGAGGAAGTGCTCTGAACCAATATAATGAGAAGTATTATTCATATCTTCAAGATGGATTTGCTGCTCCTTCTGGCGCTGGCGCTTGGACAGGCAGTTATGGTAAAAACATTTACCAGTTCTCTAATCCTTTCCTTACCAACTTAGATTTATCTCTAATTGCTTATCAAGAATCAGCAGCAGTTGGTGATGGTGTTAATTTAAGTACTATCCAAGGAGTAAGATTAGAAGTTTCTGGAGTTCAGTATTCTCCAAACATCGGAGGCGGAGGTGGAGGTTCTACTTCATATAAATTTATCACCTTTAATGCTGGAGTACCTACTGGGGATGTTAATTATGTAATGGTCAGACCTTTAAGTACTTTCGTTATAAAGCTTAATAACAACACGGCTGCTGACCAGTTTAATTTTGCTAACCTTAGAAGATTTAACTACTACGGAAGAGCTGATGCGACTAATTATAGCGTTACAGCTAATAAAAGTGCAGCTAAGAACGGTACTGTAAAACAATTAGGAGTTATTGGTCTTGATCAAAACGGAAACGAAGTAGGAAGAACATATTATGTAGTTTATCCTAACGGAACTACTGGACATACAGCAGAAAGCAAAGCTCAAGCAGCTGCAAGTTCCGGAGATCTTATTGGTACTTTTGAAGAAGCTCCGACAGGAGGGTATGACTATAATTATACTTCTGCTTATTGGTTATACATCAATGAAGCTAACGAAAATAACTTCAAAGGGAAGAATGTAAAACTTGTAAACTACGATCTTAATAAAGTAAAATCATACAAGTTTGAAATTAGAGAAAATGCTGATTTAGTTGCAGCTGGGACACACCAATTATCTACAGGTGTTGGTTTCTATTACAAAGCTCCAAACGGAACTGCAATGGAAGCTAAACAAGGAGATGTAGTTCCTGCGACTAATGCAGAATATGATTTATATTATGGAGAGCCAGAAAAAGTTTTAGCAACAGTAAAACCTTCTGCTACTCCTTCTAGAACAATGGTAGTTTATAATCCAGAAATTACTAATTATATTGTTAGATTTGATCCAAACTGGAAAAAAGCAGATATTGAAGTTTATGATATGAGCGGGAAACTGGTTATCTCTAAGAAAGCAGTAAATACTTCTACGGATTTTGTAATTGAATTAGATAGCTCTATTAAAAATTCTTACGTCGTAAAAATTGTTTCCGATAAGGGAGAAACTGTTAACACTAAAATCTTAAAATAA
- a CDS encoding signal peptidase → MKSIHKLVYAFFLLAVLLVNAQPPNPGGGVGGTTPGAVASPIDMYVYGLAIIAMLFIVFFTKKSKSQKA, encoded by the coding sequence ATGAAATCTATACATAAACTAGTATACGCTTTTTTTCTCCTTGCAGTATTATTGGTAAACGCACAGCCGCCAAATCCAGGTGGAGGTGTCGGGGGTACTACTCCAGGAGCTGTTGCTTCGCCAATTGATATGTATGTTTACGGACTAGCAATTATCGCAATGTTATTTATTGTTTTTTTTACAAAAAAAAGCAAAAGCCAAAAAGCATAA
- a CDS encoding TlpA disulfide reductase family protein — MKKIYILSAVLSAFSLQAQFTITVQTPADFKEQDAILYTLNGSKDIIVTKEQSKGNVWTFKYPQSYSGMMKIYFPNTNNSFSFISENKNVNVKLDTQNNKIKDVIYQDEANVLMSNIQETSQKKELILPALTQIKEYYKDNTDFGKALKTEMSRLSGLSNIDLAKHPFISYYNTNYSKFLSNENAKKVTQEEIINFIDKSNDMLETSSLLRPMLVGYLNTGGNADVSGSVDKLLDRLKVETPRGQTVLSELIDIFDVYDMKEFKDKYLSLAKNLKCTITDRLSSTLKANANVELGAAFPNYKFQAPVNTTAKSIYDVKADKKVVVFWSSTCSHCESELPKLLEKYNDLKAKNIQIIGLSLDVDKDSYTKKIAAFPWINDSELRGWNSTYSDTYNVHATPTYFILDANNKIISKPDHVGDVLEYFKLK; from the coding sequence ATGAAAAAGATTTACATACTATCAGCGGTATTATCTGCATTTTCTTTACAGGCACAGTTTACTATTACAGTACAAACACCTGCAGATTTTAAAGAACAAGATGCAATTCTATATACATTAAACGGATCTAAAGATATCATCGTTACTAAAGAACAAAGCAAGGGTAATGTATGGACTTTCAAATATCCGCAAAGTTATTCAGGGATGATGAAAATTTATTTCCCGAATACAAATAATTCATTCAGTTTTATTTCTGAAAACAAAAATGTTAATGTAAAGTTAGATACTCAGAATAATAAAATTAAGGATGTAATCTATCAGGATGAAGCGAACGTCCTGATGAGCAACATACAGGAAACATCGCAAAAGAAAGAACTTATTCTGCCGGCACTCACGCAGATTAAAGAATATTATAAAGATAATACAGATTTCGGAAAAGCGCTGAAAACTGAAATGAGCAGATTATCTGGACTCAGCAATATCGATCTGGCTAAGCATCCTTTTATATCCTATTATAATACGAATTATAGTAAATTTTTATCTAATGAAAATGCTAAGAAAGTAACTCAGGAAGAGATCATTAATTTTATAGATAAATCTAATGATATGCTTGAGACTTCATCGCTCTTAAGACCTATGCTGGTGGGCTATTTAAATACTGGAGGCAATGCAGACGTAAGTGGTTCTGTTGATAAACTTTTAGATAGATTGAAGGTAGAAACTCCCCGCGGCCAGACAGTATTATCAGAATTGATCGATATTTTTGATGTGTATGATATGAAAGAGTTTAAAGATAAATATCTTAGTCTCGCTAAAAACCTTAAATGTACCATCACTGACAGGTTATCATCAACATTGAAAGCTAATGCAAATGTAGAACTAGGGGCAGCGTTTCCTAACTATAAATTCCAAGCTCCAGTAAATACAACTGCAAAATCTATCTATGATGTAAAAGCAGACAAGAAAGTTGTTGTTTTCTGGTCTTCTACCTGCTCACACTGTGAAAGTGAACTTCCTAAGCTTCTGGAAAAATACAATGATTTAAAAGCTAAAAATATACAGATTATAGGACTTTCATTAGATGTAGATAAAGACTCTTATACTAAGAAAATTGCAGCATTTCCTTGGATCAATGACTCAGAATTAAGAGGATGGAACAGCACTTACTCGGATACTTACAATGTTCACGCAACTCCAACGTATTTTATTTTGGATGCTAACAATAAGATAATCAGTAAACCAGACCATGTAGGCGATGTTTTAGAGTATTTTAAGCTAAAATAA